One window of Gammaproteobacteria bacterium genomic DNA carries:
- the htpG gene encoding molecular chaperone HtpG — translation MSAANHVEKHSFQTEVKQLLHLMVHSLYSHREIFLRELISNAADACDRLRLKSIERHELAAEPLVIRIHADKDKGTLTVSDNGIGMTKEEAIRNLGTIARSGTGEFLKQLTGDKQKDAQLIGQFGVGFYSAFIVADKVVVESRGLDADQGVRWSSKGDGEFEVEVIDKPERGTDVILYLKEDAKEFLEDYRLRQIIHKYSEHIAFEIQMPKATEEKTDKIEWEKVNKAQALWTRPKNDISDDEYIEFYKHISHDFEPPLTWSHNKVEGKLEYTSLLYIPSRAPFDLWNRERVRGLKLYVQRVFIMDDAEQFLPVYLRFVRGVIDSNDLPLNVSREILQDSAVTRSLKSAVTKRVLDMLEKLAKDDPEKYQKFWDQFGQVMKEGPAEDYANREQIARLLRFASTHGSDATQNVSLADYVARMKDGQKAIYYLTAESFAAAKNSPHLEIFRKKGIEVLLLTDRIDEWLVSYLDEFDGKPLKNVAKGELDLGELDDDAARKEVEAAFEKAKPFLERVKKVLGDRVADVRLTHRLTDSPACVVLNEHDLGPQMAQILKAAGQEVPQGKPILELNPKHPLIEKMQSDMEEQLFSDWALLIFEQAQLSERGTLEDPAAFAQRLNRLLLSQQ, via the coding sequence ATGTCAGCGGCAAACCATGTCGAGAAGCATAGTTTTCAGACAGAAGTTAAGCAGCTTTTGCATTTGATGGTTCATTCCCTGTATTCACACCGGGAGATTTTTCTTCGTGAGCTGATTTCCAATGCTGCCGATGCCTGTGACCGGTTGCGTTTGAAATCAATTGAAAGGCATGAACTTGCAGCAGAACCGCTGGTCATCAGAATTCATGCGGATAAGGACAAAGGAACTTTGACCGTTTCGGATAACGGGATTGGGATGACCAAAGAAGAAGCCATCCGCAATTTGGGCACCATTGCCCGGTCGGGCACGGGAGAGTTTCTCAAGCAATTAACCGGCGACAAACAAAAGGATGCCCAGTTGATCGGACAGTTTGGCGTTGGGTTTTATAGTGCGTTTATTGTCGCCGATAAAGTGGTTGTCGAGTCGCGCGGACTTGACGCGGACCAAGGGGTGCGATGGTCATCCAAAGGCGACGGCGAATTTGAAGTTGAAGTCATTGATAAGCCAGAGCGCGGCACGGATGTTATCCTCTATTTGAAAGAGGACGCCAAGGAATTTTTGGAAGATTATAGGCTTCGGCAGATCATCCACAAATACTCAGAGCACATTGCTTTCGAGATTCAGATGCCGAAGGCGACAGAAGAAAAAACTGACAAAATAGAATGGGAGAAGGTCAACAAAGCACAGGCATTGTGGACACGTCCGAAAAACGATATTTCGGATGACGAGTACATTGAATTTTATAAACACATTTCTCACGATTTTGAACCGCCTTTAACGTGGTCTCATAACAAGGTCGAGGGCAAGCTGGAATACACCTCCTTGCTTTATATCCCGTCAAGGGCGCCATTTGACTTGTGGAATCGTGAACGGGTACGAGGTTTGAAACTGTATGTCCAACGTGTCTTTATCATGGACGATGCGGAGCAGTTCCTCCCCGTTTATCTCCGTTTTGTTCGCGGCGTGATTGACTCAAATGATTTGCCGCTCAACGTATCTCGTGAAATTTTGCAAGACAGCGCGGTGACGAGAAGCCTAAAAAGTGCGGTCACCAAGCGGGTATTAGATATGCTTGAAAAACTTGCCAAAGACGATCCAGAGAAGTATCAAAAATTCTGGGATCAGTTTGGCCAAGTGATGAAAGAAGGGCCTGCCGAGGATTATGCGAACCGGGAGCAAATTGCGCGCCTTCTGCGGTTTGCCTCGACCCATGGTTCGGATGCGACACAGAATGTTTCGTTGGCGGACTACGTCGCACGGATGAAAGATGGGCAAAAGGCCATTTACTATCTGACCGCCGAGAGCTTCGCGGCAGCCAAGAACAGCCCTCATCTTGAGATTTTCCGTAAGAAAGGGATTGAAGTGTTGTTGCTGACGGATCGAATTGACGAATGGCTGGTCAGCTATTTAGATGAATTCGATGGCAAGCCATTGAAAAATGTGGCGAAAGGGGAGCTGGACTTAGGTGAACTCGACGACGATGCCGCGCGCAAGGAAGTAGAGGCTGCTTTCGAGAAAGCCAAGCCGTTTCTTGAGCGGGTCAAGAAAGTCCTCGGCGATCGTGTTGCCGATGTTCGTCTCACGCATCGCCTGACGGATAGCCCTGCGTGCGTCGTCCTGAATGAACACGATCTTGGTCCACAAATGGCGCAAATTTTAAAAGCCGCGGGCCAAGAAGTGCCTCAAGGTAAACCAATCCTTGAGCTCAACCCTAAACATCCTTTGATTGAAAAAATGCAGTCGGATATGGAAGAGCAACTTTTCTCTGACTGGGCACTTTTGATTTTTGAGCAGGCACAATTGTCCGAACGAGGCACTCTTGAAGATCCGGCGGCGTTTGCGCAGCGATTGAATCGCCTATTGCTCAGCCAGCAATAA
- a CDS encoding O-methyltransferase, with amino-acid sequence MGMAEPPLLAELREVTNASVPHPQMLSGPLVGRTLAWLIRMHRPKRILEIGTYTGYSALWMAGSMPSDAELHTVDRDENVVRIARSFAERHDAYRRIYFHIDDAVPFVKKANEHWDFVFLDADKSRYPEYLSLLTPRVQSGAILVADNCLWSGRVVQAEATDDDTQGIRAFNQALNKSSQWENVLWPIRDGLHVAIRQ; translated from the coding sequence ATGGGGATGGCGGAACCGCCGCTACTGGCAGAATTAAGGGAGGTGACTAACGCCTCTGTACCACACCCGCAGATGCTCAGCGGTCCACTCGTAGGCCGCACCCTGGCCTGGCTGATTCGCATGCACCGGCCCAAACGCATCCTTGAGATTGGGACCTATACGGGATATTCCGCTTTGTGGATGGCCGGTTCCATGCCATCGGATGCCGAGCTGCATACGGTTGATCGTGATGAGAACGTCGTGCGCATCGCCCGTTCATTTGCCGAGAGGCACGACGCTTATAGGCGAATATATTTTCATATTGATGACGCGGTGCCGTTCGTTAAAAAAGCTAACGAGCATTGGGATTTCGTATTTCTGGACGCTGACAAAAGTCGATATCCTGAATATTTGTCGCTACTCACGCCACGCGTTCAAAGTGGTGCCATTCTGGTTGCCGATAATTGTTTGTGGTCTGGGCGTGTGGTACAGGCCGAGGCTACAGATGATGACACACAGGGCATACGGGCGTTTAATCAAGCGCTAAACAAATCCTCGCAATGGGAAAATGTGCTGTGGCCGATTCGGGACGGACTACATGTCGCCATTCGGCAATGA
- a CDS encoding DNA polymerase III subunit gamma/tau, whose translation MSYLALARKWRPQNFAELVGQEHIKRALTTALDSGRVHHAFLFTGTRGVGKTTIARIIAKCLNCEQGVTATPCGTCPNCQAITDGRFVDLLEVDAASRTRVDDTRELLDNVQYRPTQGRYKVYLIDEVHMLSTHSFNALLKTLEEPPEHVVFLLATTDPQKLPVTVLSRCLQFHLRHLAPEEIAQHLADILRKESVHFEDGALHDLAEAAQGSMRDALSLLDQAIAHGAGKITTEGVRQMLGCVERAPVHDLLEALWAGDGDRAFECVEQFEAFSSDFLPVVDAIIHILHELAIIQVVPSRQTDVDEQVARLAETVNPKWVQLMYDIALRARRDLPLAPTSRIGFEMLVLRMLAFSPEPKSEPSRPTVRKIQSAHISAKSNRINGDKVKGNAHVTDEEVDPASQVPVSDVVETVPEPQTGGAKVNPEDITPETWPDVARAMPLSGPAQQIILHCVWGGVHGKNVRLYCRGLAKSMFTDRRLARIQEAIAEVFGKTWHLDLIHEQTEIPEGETAAQRRQKELAQRQAEAEVHVATNPLIQGLVKQFDGKVRPGSVRPTDETSEPRNEID comes from the coding sequence ATGAGTTATCTCGCCTTGGCGCGTAAATGGCGCCCTCAAAATTTTGCCGAACTGGTCGGCCAAGAACACATCAAACGCGCTTTAACCACGGCACTTGATAGTGGTCGTGTTCATCACGCCTTTCTATTTACCGGCACACGCGGGGTCGGTAAAACTACCATTGCGCGCATTATTGCTAAATGTCTTAATTGCGAACAGGGTGTCACGGCGACACCGTGCGGCACCTGTCCCAATTGCCAGGCGATTACCGACGGGCGATTTGTGGATCTGCTGGAAGTCGATGCGGCCTCTCGTACGCGAGTAGATGATACAAGAGAGTTGTTGGATAACGTCCAGTATCGGCCGACACAAGGTCGTTATAAGGTATATCTCATTGATGAGGTACACATGCTCTCGACCCACAGCTTTAATGCGTTGCTCAAAACGCTTGAAGAGCCCCCTGAGCATGTGGTGTTTCTTTTGGCGACAACGGATCCACAAAAGCTGCCCGTGACTGTGCTGTCTCGTTGCTTGCAATTTCATTTGCGTCACTTGGCGCCAGAGGAGATTGCCCAGCATCTGGCCGATATTTTGCGAAAAGAATCGGTACATTTTGAGGACGGCGCGCTACATGATCTTGCCGAAGCTGCACAAGGAAGTATGCGGGATGCCCTGAGTTTGTTAGATCAGGCCATTGCGCACGGGGCGGGGAAGATAACAACCGAAGGTGTGCGCCAGATGCTCGGATGTGTGGAGCGGGCACCAGTTCATGACTTACTCGAGGCGCTATGGGCGGGAGATGGCGATAGGGCATTTGAGTGCGTTGAACAATTTGAGGCGTTTTCATCAGACTTCCTGCCAGTGGTGGACGCCATCATTCATATACTGCATGAATTAGCCATTATTCAGGTCGTGCCCAGTCGGCAAACTGATGTTGACGAGCAAGTCGCTAGACTGGCCGAAACAGTCAATCCGAAGTGGGTGCAACTCATGTACGACATCGCTTTGCGAGCAAGGAGAGATTTACCCCTCGCACCGACCAGTCGAATTGGTTTTGAGATGTTGGTGTTGCGGATGTTGGCCTTTAGTCCAGAGCCAAAGAGCGAGCCTAGCCGCCCAACTGTGCGTAAAATCCAATCGGCTCACATAAGCGCCAAGTCAAATCGGATAAATGGTGACAAGGTCAAAGGAAATGCGCATGTGACCGATGAAGAAGTAGACCCGGCATCACAAGTGCCTGTCAGTGATGTCGTCGAGACAGTCCCAGAACCACAAACGGGGGGTGCGAAAGTGAACCCTGAGGACATCACGCCGGAAACATGGCCAGATGTCGCGCGCGCGATGCCATTGTCAGGTCCGGCACAGCAGATCATTCTGCATTGCGTGTGGGGGGGCGTGCATGGCAAAAACGTGCGGTTGTATTGCCGGGGGCTGGCCAAATCAATGTTTACAGACCGACGGTTGGCGCGCATTCAGGAGGCCATAGCAGAAGTATTCGGCAAAACATGGCATCTTGACCTGATCCATGAACAGACAGAGATTCCTGAAGGCGAAACTGCCGCACAACGAAGACAGAAGGAGCTGGCGCAGCGTCAAGCGGAAGCGGAAGTGCATGTGGCGACCAACCCTCTGATTCAGGGGTTGGTCAAACAATTTGATGGAAAGGTGCGACCGGGATCGGTTCGTCCGACCGACGAGACGAGCGAACCCAGAAATGAAATAGATTGA
- a CDS encoding electron transfer flavoprotein subunit beta/FixA family protein, translating into MKILVAIKRVVDANVKVRVKADGSGVDTANVKMSMNPFCEIAVEEAVRLKEKGVANEVVVVSIGPQAAQETLRTALALGADRAVLVHTEETLDSYHVAQVLAKIVESEKPDLVLLGKQAIDSDNNQTGQMLAALMDWPQGTFASKVEINDGKLLVTREIDGGLETLEMSLPAVVTTDLRLNEPRFASLPNIMKAKRKPLDVIEAESLGVDLTPHVEVLKVEPPAERKAGIKVASVAELVDKLKNEAKVL; encoded by the coding sequence ATGAAGATACTGGTCGCGATCAAGCGTGTCGTGGACGCGAACGTCAAGGTACGGGTGAAGGCAGATGGCAGTGGTGTCGATACCGCCAATGTCAAAATGTCGATGAACCCGTTTTGTGAAATTGCTGTCGAAGAGGCAGTGCGACTGAAGGAAAAGGGTGTCGCAAACGAAGTGGTCGTGGTTTCCATTGGCCCTCAGGCAGCACAAGAGACATTACGGACGGCCCTTGCTTTGGGGGCGGATCGGGCCGTTCTCGTCCATACAGAAGAAACGCTTGACAGTTATCACGTGGCACAAGTGCTTGCAAAAATCGTTGAATCGGAAAAGCCGGATCTGGTGCTGCTGGGTAAGCAAGCCATTGATAGTGATAATAACCAGACAGGCCAGATGTTGGCGGCTTTGATGGACTGGCCGCAAGGGACTTTTGCGTCCAAGGTAGAAATCAACGATGGCAAATTGCTGGTGACGCGTGAAATCGATGGTGGTCTGGAGACCCTAGAAATGTCGCTTCCGGCCGTCGTCACGACCGATTTGCGACTCAATGAGCCTCGCTTTGCGTCGTTACCGAACATTATGAAGGCAAAGCGTAAGCCACTGGATGTTATCGAGGCGGAATCATTGGGGGTTGATCTGACACCACATGTTGAGGTGTTGAAGGTAGAGCCCCCAGCCGAACGAAAAGCGGGAATCAAGGTGGCCTCAGTGGCAGAATTGGTGGATAAACTTAAAAACGAAGCGAAGGTGCTCTAA
- a CDS encoding electron transfer flavoprotein-ubiquinone oxidoreductase — protein sequence MSRESMDFDVVIVGAGPAGLATAIRLAQRAQAAGRELNICVIEKGAEVGAHILSGAVLETRALDELLPDWSSLGAPINVPVRKEKFLLLGKEKSIQWPNALLIPAQKNHGNYIVSLANICRWLAEQAEAMGVNIFPGFAANEILYEGDRVVGVATGDMGVDKNGQPKANYQPGFELRARYTVFAEGCRGHLGKQLIQKFALNEGRDPQHYGIGIKELWEVPEEVHEEGLVLHTAGWPLDNHTYGGSFMYHLDNRQVAVGFVVGLSYQNPYLSPFEEFQRFKTHPAIRRYLEGGRRIAYGARALNEGGWQSLPKLTFPGGMLVGCEAGTLNLPKIKGTHTAMKSGMVAADAMADVLLSDKPEDAPIELTQYEAAFRESWAYEELYRARNVYPAFHKFGTLGGILFTGLDQIVFRGRLPFTLHARTPDHAMLKKASQAKPIDYPKPDNKLTFDRLSSVYLSNTNHEEDQPCHLKLKDPDIPIKVNLPEYDEPAQRYCPAAVYEVVEDDAGSRKFQINFQNCVHCKTCDIKDPSQNIEWTAPEGGGGPVYPNM from the coding sequence GTGTCACGAGAATCCATGGATTTCGATGTCGTTATCGTCGGCGCTGGTCCTGCAGGATTAGCCACAGCCATTCGTTTGGCGCAACGTGCGCAAGCCGCTGGGCGCGAGTTGAATATTTGTGTCATCGAAAAAGGCGCCGAAGTCGGCGCTCATATTCTCTCGGGTGCTGTCCTCGAGACCCGCGCACTCGACGAGCTTCTGCCGGATTGGTCCTCGCTCGGAGCCCCCATCAACGTACCGGTACGCAAGGAGAAATTCCTCCTACTAGGAAAGGAAAAATCCATACAATGGCCAAATGCCTTGCTCATCCCAGCGCAGAAAAACCATGGCAATTACATCGTTTCTCTCGCCAACATTTGTCGTTGGCTAGCGGAGCAGGCCGAAGCCATGGGCGTCAATATTTTCCCGGGCTTTGCCGCCAACGAAATTCTCTACGAGGGTGATCGTGTCGTCGGCGTGGCCACAGGAGACATGGGCGTCGACAAAAACGGCCAACCTAAAGCCAACTATCAGCCAGGCTTTGAACTGCGCGCTCGCTACACTGTGTTCGCTGAAGGGTGTCGCGGTCATCTCGGTAAGCAGTTAATTCAAAAGTTCGCGCTTAACGAAGGACGAGACCCTCAGCACTACGGCATCGGGATCAAGGAATTATGGGAAGTGCCTGAAGAGGTCCACGAAGAGGGTCTTGTGCTCCATACCGCTGGATGGCCATTGGATAACCACACTTACGGCGGATCATTCATGTATCACCTAGACAACCGACAAGTCGCCGTTGGGTTCGTGGTGGGCTTGAGCTACCAAAATCCGTATTTATCGCCATTCGAAGAATTCCAACGTTTCAAAACGCACCCAGCCATTCGCCGCTATTTGGAAGGTGGAAGAAGAATTGCCTATGGCGCCAGAGCCTTGAACGAAGGTGGCTGGCAATCGTTACCCAAACTCACCTTTCCAGGCGGCATGTTGGTCGGTTGTGAAGCGGGCACCTTGAATCTCCCTAAAATAAAAGGGACGCACACGGCCATGAAATCGGGCATGGTGGCCGCCGACGCCATGGCTGACGTGTTATTATCGGATAAGCCGGAGGATGCACCGATTGAACTGACACAGTACGAGGCAGCCTTTCGCGAGTCTTGGGCATATGAGGAGCTCTATCGAGCGCGAAACGTCTACCCGGCGTTTCATAAGTTCGGCACTTTGGGCGGCATCTTGTTCACAGGACTTGACCAAATCGTATTCCGTGGCAGGCTGCCCTTCACGTTGCATGCACGCACGCCCGACCACGCGATGCTGAAAAAAGCCTCGCAAGCGAAGCCCATTGATTATCCCAAACCCGATAACAAGTTGACGTTTGATAGACTGTCATCCGTCTATTTGTCGAACACCAATCACGAAGAAGATCAACCCTGTCACCTAAAATTGAAGGATCCGGACATCCCCATTAAGGTGAACCTACCCGAATACGATGAACCTGCACAACGCTATTGCCCAGCCGCTGTTTATGAAGTGGTTGAGGACGATGCGGGAAGTCGTAAATTTCAGATCAATTTCCAAAATTGTGTTCACTGTAAAACTTGTGACATCAAGGACCCGTCGCAGAATATCGAGTGGACAGCCCCCGAAGGTGGCGGTGGGCCGGTATATCCGAACATGTAA
- the recR gene encoding recombination protein RecR — protein MSETTLLERLLNAFRCLPGVGRKTASRMVFHLLERDREGAKYLAQTLLQAIDTITHCQLCRNFTEEQICRLCAHPGRDDNLLCVVETPSDVEMLERSGLFQGRYFVLGGRLSPLDGIGPEELGLSELAARVDTLKPREVILALSATVEGEATCHYIATMLKSAGVRLSRIAQGVPVGGQLDYVDGHTLARALASRTEYEG, from the coding sequence GTGTCTGAAACTACTTTACTTGAGAGATTGTTGAATGCGTTTCGTTGCCTGCCTGGTGTGGGCAGGAAAACTGCTTCGCGTATGGTGTTTCACTTACTTGAGCGTGACCGCGAGGGGGCAAAATATCTCGCTCAGACGTTATTGCAGGCAATTGATACCATCACGCATTGTCAACTGTGCAGAAACTTCACCGAAGAACAAATTTGCCGACTTTGTGCGCATCCAGGCCGCGACGACAATCTTCTGTGCGTCGTAGAGACACCTTCCGATGTCGAAATGCTTGAACGAAGTGGGCTTTTTCAAGGACGGTATTTTGTCCTTGGCGGGCGTTTGTCGCCGTTGGATGGCATTGGTCCTGAGGAACTTGGCTTATCTGAGTTGGCGGCACGTGTTGACACTTTGAAGCCCAGGGAAGTGATTCTGGCGCTTTCCGCAACAGTCGAAGGCGAAGCTACCTGCCACTATATCGCCACAATGCTCAAATCAGCAGGCGTGCGACTGAGTCGAATCGCGCAAGGCGTGCCAGTTGGCGGTCAACTCGATTACGTCGATGGGCATACTCTGGCACGCGCGCTGGCCAGTCGTACCGAATACGAGGGCTGA
- a CDS encoding tryptophanase: MKTIIEPFRIKSVEPLKMTTQDEREQLLEAARYNLFSLKAEDVLIDLLTDSGTSAMSTRQWAGIQMGDESYAGSPSYYRFETALRELAPFKHIIPTHQGRAAEKILFSIIGGPGKIIPNNTHFDTTRANIEATGAVALDLVKEEGLNPQLEAPFKGDMDTDRLEALLREQGDQVPLVMLTVTNNSGGGQPVSMANIRAVKEICEKYGKPLFLDACRFAENAYFIKLREPGYSDKTPKEIAQEMFSLADGMTMSAKKDALVNMGGWLALNDDQWAMEARNVLILTEGFPTYGGLSGRDLEAMAVGLQEVVDEDYLQYRIASTTYLGKALDKIGIPIVKPVGGHAVYIDARAMLPHIDPLQYPGQALAVEMYRVGGIRACEIGTVMFGRQPDGSEKPAAMDLVRMAIPRRVYTQSHIDYCIEVLEEVYRNKDKLRGMRITWEPPMLRHFTAHFEPIK, encoded by the coding sequence ATAAAAACCATCATAGAACCGTTTCGAATCAAGTCTGTCGAACCGCTGAAAATGACCACTCAGGATGAACGGGAACAATTGCTAGAAGCGGCTCGATACAATCTATTTTCCCTTAAAGCCGAAGATGTGTTGATTGACTTGCTCACCGACTCTGGCACCTCAGCAATGAGCACTCGCCAGTGGGCAGGTATTCAAATGGGTGATGAGAGCTACGCAGGTTCACCTTCCTACTATCGTTTCGAAACGGCACTGCGCGAACTCGCCCCCTTCAAACACATTATCCCAACTCACCAAGGACGTGCCGCAGAAAAGATTCTTTTCAGTATCATCGGTGGCCCGGGGAAGATCATTCCGAATAATACGCACTTCGACACCACTCGTGCGAATATTGAAGCCACAGGTGCTGTGGCACTTGACCTGGTCAAAGAGGAAGGGCTCAATCCCCAACTTGAGGCGCCATTCAAAGGCGATATGGATACTGACCGTTTAGAGGCACTGCTCCGCGAGCAAGGGGATCAGGTGCCGTTGGTCATGCTAACAGTCACAAACAACTCGGGCGGCGGTCAACCAGTGTCCATGGCGAACATCCGTGCTGTCAAAGAAATTTGTGAGAAATACGGAAAGCCTCTTTTTCTGGACGCCTGCCGGTTTGCCGAAAATGCGTATTTCATCAAACTTCGTGAGCCCGGATATTCCGACAAGACGCCCAAGGAAATCGCCCAAGAGATGTTTTCGCTTGCCGATGGCATGACCATGAGCGCGAAAAAAGATGCCTTGGTGAATATGGGTGGCTGGCTTGCGCTGAACGACGATCAGTGGGCTATGGAAGCCCGCAACGTTTTAATTCTCACGGAAGGCTTCCCAACATACGGTGGGCTCTCTGGACGAGACCTCGAAGCCATGGCCGTCGGTCTTCAAGAAGTCGTTGACGAAGACTACCTACAATATCGCATCGCCTCCACTACCTATCTTGGCAAAGCGCTTGACAAAATAGGCATCCCCATTGTGAAACCGGTCGGCGGCCACGCCGTCTACATTGATGCTCGCGCCATGTTGCCACATATCGACCCGTTACAATATCCGGGACAAGCCTTAGCTGTCGAAATGTATCGTGTCGGCGGTATTCGCGCCTGTGAAATTGGCACTGTGATGTTTGGACGGCAGCCAGATGGCTCGGAAAAACCAGCGGCCATGGATCTTGTTCGCATGGCCATCCCACGTCGCGTCTACACGCAAAGCCATATCGACTATTGCATTGAAGTGCTAGAGGAAGTCTATCGAAACAAGGATAAGCTCAGAGGCATGCGCATCACCTGGGAGCCCCCCATGCTGAGACACTTCACAGCCCATTTTGAGCCAATCAAATGA
- a CDS encoding electron transfer flavoprotein subunit alpha/FixB family protein translates to MKALVIAEHDAQHIQPATYSVITAAKQLAHSVDVLFATDSEQKPLAQELAKAQGISRVLVAEHDDFAHPLAEHLAAQILSVAGDYDFIMAPATTFGKNVMPRVAAKLGVAQISDIVAIESADTFKRPIYAGNAIATVRSKDGKKVITVRTTAFDATPAEGGTAEVVEIEAVPAPSNVRFVSQELTQSERPELTAARIVISGGRGMGSAENFKMLEEIADILGAAVGASRAAVDAGFVPNDYQVGQTGKIVAPDLYIAVGISGAIQHLAGMKDSKVIVAINKDEEAPIFQVADYGLVMDLFKALPELKEALLAAKGN, encoded by the coding sequence ATGAAAGCCTTGGTGATAGCAGAACATGATGCCCAGCATATTCAACCAGCAACTTACAGTGTCATCACAGCTGCCAAACAGTTGGCACATTCGGTCGATGTCCTGTTTGCTACCGACAGTGAGCAAAAGCCGTTGGCTCAAGAACTGGCCAAGGCACAAGGGATAAGTCGAGTTTTGGTGGCTGAACATGATGACTTTGCCCATCCGTTGGCTGAGCATCTAGCCGCACAAATTTTGTCTGTCGCTGGCGATTACGACTTTATCATGGCACCGGCGACCACCTTTGGTAAGAACGTCATGCCCCGCGTTGCTGCGAAATTGGGGGTGGCACAAATTTCGGACATCGTGGCAATTGAGTCTGCGGACACATTTAAGCGACCCATTTATGCTGGGAATGCCATCGCTACGGTGCGTTCAAAAGATGGGAAAAAGGTCATCACCGTACGAACCACCGCATTTGATGCGACTCCGGCAGAAGGCGGCACGGCAGAAGTCGTGGAGATCGAGGCTGTGCCAGCGCCCTCAAACGTGCGCTTCGTCTCACAAGAATTGACCCAGTCCGAGCGACCTGAACTGACAGCTGCTCGCATAGTGATTTCTGGTGGGCGTGGCATGGGAAGCGCCGAGAATTTTAAGATGCTCGAAGAAATTGCAGACATTCTCGGGGCAGCGGTTGGGGCGTCACGCGCTGCGGTCGATGCAGGTTTTGTGCCGAACGACTATCAAGTTGGCCAAACCGGCAAAATTGTGGCACCAGATCTATACATTGCGGTTGGTATTTCTGGCGCGATTCAGCACTTGGCCGGCATGAAGGACTCAAAAGTTATCGTTGCCATCAATAAAGACGAGGAAGCGCCAATCTTCCAAGTGGCGGATTATGGATTGGTGATGGATCTATTCAAAGCATTGCCAGAGCTGAAAGAGGCGCTTTTGGCGGCCAAGGGCAACTGA
- a CDS encoding adenylate kinase: protein MRVILLGAPGAGKGTQAQFIKERFGIPQISTGDMLRAAVKAGTPLGIQAKAIMESGGLVPDDIIIGLVKERVKADDCKNGYLLDGFPRTIPQAEAMKTHGIGVDYVIEIDVDDDEIVKRLSGRRVHPASGRVYHVEYNPPQNDMTDDVTGEPLVQRDDDKEETVRKRLAVYHQQTRPLTDYYLNWAKSGDANAPKYIKVSGKGSVEEIRDAIFSALNAS, encoded by the coding sequence ATGAGAGTGATTTTGCTAGGCGCTCCGGGCGCAGGTAAGGGGACTCAGGCGCAATTCATCAAGGAGCGCTTTGGCATTCCGCAGATTTCAACCGGCGATATGTTGAGGGCGGCTGTGAAAGCGGGTACGCCATTGGGCATTCAGGCCAAGGCGATTATGGAAAGTGGCGGCCTTGTGCCTGATGACATCATCATTGGCTTGGTCAAAGAGCGTGTCAAAGCCGACGATTGTAAGAATGGTTATTTACTGGATGGTTTCCCTCGGACCATTCCGCAGGCAGAAGCGATGAAAACCCATGGCATTGGCGTCGATTATGTCATTGAGATCGACGTCGATGATGACGAAATCGTCAAACGTTTGTCTGGTCGGCGTGTGCATCCGGCGTCCGGTCGGGTGTATCATGTTGAATACAATCCTCCACAAAATGACATGACGGATGATGTGACGGGAGAGCCTTTAGTGCAGCGAGATGATGACAAGGAAGAAACTGTGCGCAAGCGCCTTGCTGTCTATCATCAACAGACCCGCCCGTTGACGGACTATTATTTGAATTGGGCAAAATCTGGGGATGCCAACGCGCCAAAGTATATCAAGGTATCAGGTAAAGGAAGTGTTGAAGAAATTCGAGATGCGATTTTTTCGGCACTGAACGCATCGTAA
- a CDS encoding YbaB/EbfC family nucleoid-associated protein: MFKGGLGGLMKQAQEMQEKMQKIQEEVANMEVEGQAGAGLVKVVMTGRHDVKRVHIDESLLSEDKEILEDLIAAAVNDAVRRAEQSAKEKMAELTGGINLPPGFKLPF, from the coding sequence ATGTTTAAAGGTGGATTGGGTGGCTTAATGAAGCAAGCCCAAGAAATGCAAGAAAAAATGCAAAAAATTCAGGAAGAAGTGGCCAATATGGAGGTCGAAGGGCAGGCCGGTGCCGGGTTGGTCAAAGTGGTCATGACCGGGCGCCACGATGTCAAGCGCGTCCACATTGATGAGTCACTGCTTTCCGAAGACAAAGAGATCTTGGAGGATCTGATCGCGGCGGCAGTCAATGATGCCGTCCGACGCGCTGAGCAATCGGCTAAGGAAAAAATGGCGGAACTGACGGGCGGGATTAATCTGCCTCCAGGATTTAAATTGCCGTTCTAA